The following are from one region of the Pelagibius sp. CAU 1746 genome:
- a CDS encoding cytochrome c oxidase subunit 3: MSAGHDQPNHPYHLVDPSPWPFMGAVSGGVLAVGMVLFMHDVTGWLLPAGVLLVLATMFLWWRDVIKEAVHQGHHTRVVQLGLRYGMILFIASEVMFFAAFFWAFFDASLFPGELKQVARTEATGGVWPPVGVEVFDAFHLPLLNTMILLLSGCTVTWAHHALLHGDRNGLLQGLALTILLGMLFTGVQAYEYGHAAFGFTDGIYASTFFMATGFHGFHVIVGTIFLIVCFFRAYAGHFKPDHHFGFEAAAWYWHFVDVVWLFLFVCVYWWGGN, from the coding sequence ATGAGTGCTGGCCACGACCAACCGAACCATCCTTACCACCTGGTGGATCCGAGCCCCTGGCCTTTCATGGGCGCGGTCTCCGGCGGCGTGCTTGCCGTCGGCATGGTGCTGTTCATGCACGACGTCACCGGCTGGTTGCTGCCGGCCGGCGTCCTGCTGGTGCTGGCGACCATGTTCCTGTGGTGGCGCGACGTCATCAAGGAAGCGGTGCACCAGGGTCATCACACCAGGGTGGTGCAGCTCGGCCTGCGCTACGGCATGATCCTCTTCATCGCTTCGGAGGTGATGTTCTTCGCCGCCTTCTTCTGGGCCTTCTTCGACGCCAGCCTGTTTCCGGGCGAGCTCAAGCAGGTGGCCCGGACCGAGGCCACCGGCGGTGTCTGGCCGCCGGTCGGCGTCGAAGTCTTCGACGCCTTCCACCTGCCTCTCCTCAACACCATGATCCTGCTGCTGTCCGGCTGCACCGTGACCTGGGCGCACCACGCCCTGCTTCACGGCGACCGTAACGGCCTGCTGCAGGGCTTGGCGCTGACCATCCTGCTGGGCATGCTGTTCACCGGCGTTCAGGCCTACGAGTACGGCCACGCGGCCTTCGGTTTCACCGATGGGATCTACGCCTCGACCTTCTTCATGGCGACGGGCTTCCACGGCTTCCACGTCATCGTCGGCACGATCTTCCTGATCGTCTGCTTCTTCCGGGCCTATGCCGGCCACTTCAAGCCGGACCATCACTTCGGCTTCGAGGCGGCGGCCTGGTACTGGCACTTCGTCGACGTGGTGTGGCTCTTCCTCTTCGTCTGCGTCTACTGGTGGGGAGGCAACTGA
- a CDS encoding DUF983 domain-containing protein codes for MTAPHSHPDLPPEPPSVVLTGLLCRCPRCGKGRLFSGVLSIAERCNVCGLDLRKQDAGDGPAVFVIFFLGLIFMPLVFWVEFSFEPPWWVHIVLWPLPVVIVALALLRPMKGFLVAQQFRHHASDSGTLDYSEGDHSEDDK; via the coding sequence GTGACGGCGCCCCATTCCCATCCGGACCTGCCGCCGGAACCGCCCTCGGTGGTCCTCACCGGCCTCTTGTGCCGCTGCCCGCGCTGCGGCAAGGGACGGCTCTTCTCCGGCGTCCTCAGCATCGCCGAGCGCTGCAACGTCTGCGGTCTGGACCTGCGCAAGCAGGACGCCGGCGACGGCCCCGCGGTCTTCGTCATCTTCTTCCTCGGGCTGATCTTCATGCCCCTGGTGTTCTGGGTGGAGTTCTCCTTCGAGCCGCCCTGGTGGGTCCATATCGTTCTCTGGCCGCTGCCGGTGGTGATCGTCGCCCTGGCCCTGCTGCGCCCCATGAAGGGTTTCCTGGTGGCTCAGCAGTTCCGTCACCACGCCAGCGACAGCGGCACCCTCGACTACTCCGAGGGCGACCACAGCGAAGACGACAAATGA
- a CDS encoding SURF1 family protein — protein sequence MSAPESFNGGGGKRHFRPTLWATVFTVLALAILLGLGTWQMQRLFWKEGEIAKRHERSQPPGIQLPDDFSDIEALEFTRVNLKGRFLHGQEFYLGARTENGRVGLNVVTPFALDDGRAILINRGWVPEDKRDPAARAEGQLQGEVEISALLRSDGWKGLEFAKPPNDPEERFYFWPDLPVMADYVDRPIITAVYADAVASDIPGGLPIGGQTRIRLKNDHLEYAITWYSFAVILAVIYVLFHYRREDETSPEA from the coding sequence ATGAGCGCACCTGAAAGTTTCAACGGCGGCGGGGGGAAGCGGCATTTCCGGCCGACCCTCTGGGCCACCGTCTTCACCGTTCTGGCCCTCGCCATCCTGCTGGGCCTCGGCACCTGGCAGATGCAGCGTCTGTTCTGGAAGGAAGGCGAGATCGCCAAGCGCCACGAGCGCTCGCAGCCGCCGGGCATCCAGCTTCCGGACGATTTTTCCGATATCGAGGCCCTGGAATTCACCCGCGTCAACCTGAAGGGCCGTTTCCTCCACGGCCAGGAGTTCTACCTGGGCGCCCGCACCGAGAACGGGCGGGTCGGCCTCAACGTGGTGACGCCCTTCGCGCTGGACGACGGCCGCGCCATCCTGATCAACCGAGGCTGGGTGCCGGAGGACAAGCGCGATCCGGCGGCCCGGGCCGAAGGTCAGCTTCAGGGCGAGGTCGAAATCTCGGCCCTGCTGCGAAGCGACGGCTGGAAAGGCCTGGAGTTCGCCAAGCCGCCCAACGATCCTGAAGAGCGCTTCTACTTCTGGCCCGACCTGCCGGTCATGGCGGACTACGTGGACCGGCCGATCATCACCGCGGTCTATGCCGACGCCGTGGCCTCCGATATCCCCGGCGGCCTGCCGATCGGCGGCCAGACCCGCATCCGGCTGAAGAACGACCACCTGGAATACGCCATCACCTGGTATTCCTTCGCCGTCATCCTGGCGGTGATCTACGTCCTCTTCCACTACCGCCGCGAGGACGAGACTTCCCCCGAGGCCTGA
- a CDS encoding carboxypeptidase M32 has translation MTAYDELSKKFKRLHALQEAAGVLGWDMSAMMPAGGAEARTEQLATLSVVCHEILTDPNLDELFDKASAEAKGLDSWTQANLAEMRRRWLHATALESDLVEALSKACKRCEMIWRKARPKSDFATVLPALKEVLNLTRQAAAAKAERLGCSLYDALLDEYEPGGKSARIDAVFADLAAFLPGFLSDVLDRQAAQPAALPLEGPFPVAKQEALARKLMAAVGFDFEHGRLDVSLHPFCGGVPDDVRITTRYNEDDFMTALMGVLHETGHAMYERGLPAEWRLQPVGEARGMAMHESQSLMVEMQACRSREFVEFLAPLAREAFGGSGPAWEADNLLRHYNNVKPDFIRVDADEVTYPAHVILRYRLEKALIAGEMELEALPGEWNKGMQELLGVTPPEDRLGCLQDIHWYDGAWGYFPTYTLGAMTAAQLFAAARKARPEIPEALGRGDFAPLMGWLAEHVHAQASSAGFEQILEKATGAPLNPKIFEAHLKARYLP, from the coding sequence ATGACCGCTTACGACGAACTGTCCAAGAAATTCAAGCGCCTGCACGCCCTGCAGGAGGCGGCGGGCGTGCTGGGCTGGGACATGTCGGCGATGATGCCGGCCGGCGGCGCCGAGGCGCGCACCGAGCAGCTGGCGACCCTCAGCGTCGTCTGCCACGAGATCCTGACCGACCCCAACCTGGACGAGCTCTTCGACAAGGCCTCGGCGGAGGCCAAGGGCCTGGATAGCTGGACCCAGGCGAACCTGGCGGAGATGCGGCGGCGCTGGCTGCACGCCACCGCCCTGGAGAGCGACCTGGTGGAAGCGCTCTCCAAGGCCTGCAAGCGCTGCGAGATGATCTGGCGGAAGGCGAGGCCCAAGTCCGACTTCGCCACCGTGCTGCCGGCCCTGAAGGAGGTGCTGAACCTGACCCGCCAGGCCGCGGCGGCCAAGGCCGAGCGCCTCGGTTGCTCGCTCTACGACGCCCTGCTGGACGAATACGAGCCCGGCGGCAAGTCGGCGCGCATCGACGCGGTCTTCGCCGACCTGGCGGCCTTCCTGCCGGGCTTCCTCTCCGACGTGCTGGACCGCCAGGCCGCGCAGCCGGCGGCCTTGCCCCTGGAAGGGCCCTTCCCGGTCGCAAAGCAGGAGGCGCTGGCCCGCAAGCTCATGGCCGCCGTCGGCTTCGACTTCGAGCACGGGCGCCTCGACGTCTCCCTGCACCCCTTCTGCGGCGGCGTGCCCGACGACGTGCGCATCACCACCCGCTACAACGAGGACGACTTCATGACCGCCCTCATGGGCGTGCTGCACGAAACCGGCCATGCCATGTACGAGCGCGGGCTGCCCGCCGAGTGGCGCCTGCAGCCGGTGGGCGAGGCGCGCGGCATGGCCATGCACGAGAGCCAGTCCCTCATGGTCGAGATGCAGGCCTGCCGCAGCCGGGAGTTCGTGGAATTCCTGGCGCCGCTGGCGCGCGAGGCCTTCGGCGGCTCGGGCCCGGCCTGGGAGGCCGACAACCTGCTGCGCCACTACAACAATGTGAAGCCGGACTTCATCCGCGTCGACGCCGACGAGGTCACCTACCCGGCCCACGTCATCCTGCGCTACCGCCTGGAAAAGGCGCTGATCGCCGGGGAGATGGAGCTGGAGGCCCTGCCCGGCGAGTGGAACAAGGGCATGCAGGAACTCCTCGGCGTGACCCCGCCGGAGGACCGCCTGGGCTGCCTGCAGGACATCCACTGGTACGACGGCGCCTGGGGCTACTTCCCGACCTACACCCTGGGGGCCATGACCGCGGCCCAGCTCTTCGCCGCCGCCAGGAAGGCCCGCCCGGAGATCCCCGAGGCCCTCGGCAGGGGCGACTTCGCGCCGCTGATGGGCTGGCTGGCCGAGCACGTCCACGCCCAGGCCTCCTCGGCCGGCTTCGAGCAGATCCTCGAGAAGGCCACCGGCGCGCCCTTGAACCCGAAGATCTTCGAGGCCCATCTGAAGGCGCGTTATCTGCCGTAA